One Gammaproteobacteria bacterium DNA segment encodes these proteins:
- a CDS encoding TusE/DsrC/DsvC family sulfur relay protein produces the protein MILEIDDKLYETDPEGYLKDIEAWTREVARTMAGRDGVTLTEEHWEVIHFLRDYYHEYGIAPSVRVLVRAVGERLGQDKAKSAYLYRLFPEGPARQACRYAGLPKPTGCV, from the coding sequence ATGATCCTGGAGATCGACGACAAACTTTACGAGACTGATCCGGAAGGCTATCTCAAGGATATCGAGGCGTGGACGCGAGAGGTCGCGCGCACGATGGCCGGCCGTGACGGCGTGACCCTCACCGAAGAACACTGGGAGGTCATTCATTTTCTGCGCGATTACTACCACGAGTACGGCATCGCGCCGTCGGTGCGCGTGCTGGTTCGCGCGGTCGGCGAGCGTCTGGGTCAGGACAAGGCGAAGAGCGCCTATCTCTACCGGCTGTTTCCCGAAGGTCCCGCCAGGCAGGCCTGCCGATACGCCGGGCTGCCCAAGCCCACTGGATGTGTTTGA